In a genomic window of Phaeodactylum tricornutum CCAP 1055/1 chromosome 6, whole genome shotgun sequence:
- a CDS encoding predicted protein yields FDSSRQHWMPDQLCKQCYSCDMQFTVFRRRHHCRLCGQVFCNSCSAFFVESQKSKSTIRVCQMCFDQVN; encoded by the coding sequence TTTGACAGCAGTCGACAGCACTGGATGCCCGATCAATTGTGTAAGCAATGCTATTCATGCGATATGCAGTTTACTGTTTTTCGAAGGCGTCATCATTGTCGACTTTGTGGACAAGTCTTTTGCAACTCGTGCTCGGCTTTCTTTGTAGAGTCGCAAAAGTCAAAGTCAACTATTCGTGTTTGTCAAATGTGTTTTGATCAGGTCAAT
- a CDS encoding predicted protein yields MRDLHSHGMMVFASGAYRCVPLILLGCLVASFKMGCRAFTNIPSPSIGFHSRKSSSLLKLITESSRSSSSMPYGPPSNSTAEVSDPLPNTSSSSTTPEKPKETELHKRTLYKILGASPEDSRDELKKRYVALAKLSHPDAVLNNSSNVDSSHLDFTEIAAAWRILSNPKQRKRYDRSLQAEQFSQDVQVWAGNLSKQAAPAAKMFGNIALPFLRKTTAATLASVQAAANDLIRKEEKTESKDLTEAFKSAMEAARRAGRYVDSMELLEKSDLLESRALEESQQAVELEQKLLDITERRLTMALHTPGSGLTSVEAMIIWDDFNHTVGGRLSAWDRALLKHTIEYEIHELQQAEMTFVETQEADSEAQKQYQLSVQARLKAHQELVDAEQAEQEARRILAASEQRVLKSKLDLEDVVRGLAHAEANAKKIDYEMERRSLDLVKQSEKVRNALRAKEKEVCSIKGLPVDDFAVDQVSAERLQELKELRREERLLAQNSARFESKAARLLSRASKLKIRAEELDKLRE; encoded by the coding sequence ATGAGAGATTTACACTCCCATGGCATGATGGTTTTCGCAAGCGGAGCCTACCGTTGCGTTCCTCTTATTTTGCTTGGATGTTTGGTTGCTTCATTCAAGATGGGTTGTCGAGCATTCACCAATATTCCATCGCCATCTATCGGCTTTCATTCTCGGAAATCTTCGTCACTGCTAAAGTTGATAACCGAGAGTTCACGATCGTCCTCCTCGATGCCTTACGGACCCCCCTCAAACTCCACGGCTGAAGTCTCTGATCCTCTACCCAACACCAGCAGCAGTTCTACAACCCCAGAAAAACCAAAAGAAACGGAGCTTCACAAGCGCACTTTGTACAAAATTCTTGGAGCAAGTCCAGAAGACTCTCGCGACGAATTAAAGAAGCGTTACGTGGCTCTTGCGAAACTTTCGCATCCCGATGCCGTTCTTAATAATAGCAGTAACGTTGACAGTTCGCACCTTGATTTCACGGAAATTGCGGCCGCTTGGCGAATTCTTTCAAATCCCAAACAGCGAAAAAGATACGACAGGTCTCTGCAGGCGGAGCAGTTTAGTCAAGATGTCCAGGTATGGGCAGGGAATCTCAGCAAACAAGCGGCACCGGCAGCAAAGATGTTCGGAAACATAGCCCTTCCGTTTCTCCGTAAAACAACCGCTGCAACCCTTGCTAGCGTACAAGCAGCGGCAAACGACTTGATTCGAAAAGAAGAGAAGACAGAGTCCAAGGACCTTACGGAAGCCTTTAAGTCAGCCATGGAAGCTGCACGTCGTGCCGGCCGCTATGTGGATAGCATGGAgttgttggaaaagagcGACTTATTGGAGTCTCGTGCGCTAGAAGAATCTCAACAAGCCGTAGAACTTGAGCAGAAACTTTTGGACATTACCGAACGTCGTCTGACAATGGCTCTTCACACTCCAGGCTCAGGGCTCACTTCCGTGGAAGCCATGATTATATGGGACGACTTCAACCATACTGTAGGTGGTCGACTATCAGCATGGGACAGAGCGTTGTTGAAGCACACTATCGAATACGAAATCCACGAGCTTCAGCAAGCGGAAATGACATTCGTTGAAACCCAAGAAGCAGATTCGGAGGCACAAAAGCAGTATCAACTGAGCGTCCAGGCACGATTGAAAGCCCATCAGGAGTTAGTTGATGCAGAACAAGCTGAGCAAGAAGCCCGGCGCATTCTTGCTGCCTCAGAGCAACGCGTTCTCAAATCAAAGCTTGATCTAGAAGACGTTGTACGTGGGCTTGCTCACGCGGAGGCGAATGCCAAAAAGATTGATTATGAAATGGAACGTCGATCGCTTGACCTTGTGAAACAATCCGAAAAGGTTCGCAATGCTCTTCgggccaaagaaaaggaagtATGTAGTATCAAGGGGTTACCGGTCGATGATTTCGCAGTAGATCAGGTTAGCGCAGAGCGGTTGCAAGAGCTGAAAGAATTGCGACGAGAAGAACGATTGCTCGCACAAAACTCGGCAAGATTCGAAAGCAAAGCAGCCAGACTTTTATCCCGAGCCAGCAAACTTAAGATTCGAGCAGAAGAGTTAGATAAGTTGCGAGAATAG
- a CDS encoding predicted protein — protein MRRNSMMDAVYLGILGWLSVSIPRIGAFQPLQATPMVHSRAVTGSAKASQGCNEEEKASENTRRGILASFALTSATAISPLRSGAANNPPSVYVPGIRPTAYLVDSTIPPTLLSFNNRKEASILKGLGQGSGTNKEAVLIDTVNLNNMLNKAVFGTIDAFSSVKGSQNDNVRGGPGYSSFVCLGLPSDTTVTDVELATSLVQAVIQPRKGKKTAVALWFAPFSAQASLDQYVNGGSEADLANTLSRTGVSEEIIRLYQPILQLSRQNSLDLIAMAPEAEDIATVRDRGIQFVDPNRRSQYVVDPEGFISLTNEPRFKLYTDRSLFKDFQPLNDKDTAGAFFAERILVHEAGATVMAKYGTQNLDSLVLAVAPTPDLRYLGGYNGRIPRVCAHFSGPSNQVGMNAVTTILLNPTARETLSASRYLRLEIGTGPDTLAYQTKVADYLWFSASPKVNLIPRLMDE, from the coding sequence ATGAGGAGGAATTCTATGATGGACGCTGTCTATCTTGGAATACTTGGGTGGCTTTCAGTGTCCATTCCTCGAATCGGAGCCTTTCAGCCCTTGCAAGCGACACCCATGGTTCATTCCCGAGCAGTTACAGGATCCGCAAAGGCAAGCCAGGGCTGCAACGAAGAGGAAAAAGCCAGCGAAAACACTCGCCGTGGCATACTGGCCTCTTTTGCACTGACTTCCGCCACGGCAATATCTCCACTCCGTTCCGGAGCGGCGAACAACCCACCGTCGGTGTACGTACCCGGAATACGACCGACTGCGTATCTCGTGGACTCCACAATCCCCCCAACACTGCTCTCTTTCAACAATCGAAAGGAAGCTTCGATTCTTAAAGGACTAGGGCAAGGCTCAGGAACAAACAAAGAAGCTGTTCTCATCGATACGGTTAATCTGAACAATATGCTGAACAAAGCTGTTTTTGGAACCATCGACGCATTTTCTTCCGTGAAAGGTTCTCAAAACGATAATGTCCGGGGAGGGCCGGGATATTCGTCGTTTGTTTGTCTCGGTCTTCCAAGCGATACCACGGTAACGGATGTTGAGCTTGCTACGAGCTTGGTTCAGGCAGTAATTCAACCCCGCAAAGGCAAGAAGACGGCTGTCGCTCTTTGGTTTGCGCCCTTCTCCGCACAAGCGTCTCTGGATCAGTACGTCAACGGAGGATCGGAGGCGGATCTCGCTAATACCTTGTCGAGAACAGGAGTGAGCGAAGAAATTATCAGGCTGTATCAACCAATATTACAGCTGTCTCGCCAGAATTCTTTGGATCTGATCGCAATGGCCCCAGAAGCCGAAGATATTGCGACAGTTCGGGATCGTGGAATCCAATTTGTAGACCCGAATCGCCGATCGCAATATGTGGTTGATCCAGAAGGTTTTATTTCTCTGACAAACGAACCTAGGTTCAAACTCTATACGGATCGTTCGCTGTTCAAGGATTTTCAGCCACTCAACGACAAGGATACGGCAGGGGCCTTTTTCGCCGAACGTATATTGGTACACGAAGCTGGCGCTACCGTCATGGCCAAGTACGGAACACAAAATTTGGACTCACTCGTCCTCGCAGTAGCCCCCACACCAGATCTTCGGTACCTCGGTGGCTACAATGGCCGAATTCCGCGAGTTTGTGCACATTTCAGTGGTCCTTCGAATCAGGTTGGTATGAACGCCGTTACGACGATTCTACTAAATCCGACTGCAAGAGAAACGCTTTCCGCCAGTCGGTATCTACGACTAGAAATTGGCACCGGTCCAGATACACTAGCTTACCAGACTAAAGTAGCTGACTATCTTTGGTTCAGTGCCTCTCCCAAGGTCAATTTGATTCCGAGACTCATGGATGAATAA